In Nitrosarchaeum sp., a genomic segment contains:
- a CDS encoding LON peptidase substrate-binding domain-containing protein, producing MTETKILPIFPLDLVLFPRQELPLRIFEPRYKQLVDDCMIGDGQFGVCLIDTNNSISGWTAPKSVGTIAKITKCEDVELDGMQLHIETIGRNKFKINKIIPPSFPQPPNYDPYSVEGHRNISEIHEKLGTEQKMYIRAEVELIPEIDDNISLDIWEKLVAMWKNKIIHQALPQIVEPHSLDHVLEKYYLTTEMPTIDYVYSLSAIGAKDPHELQPILEANNMDDLIQRVKELLTVK from the coding sequence TTGACAGAAACAAAAATTCTACCTATCTTTCCTTTAGATTTAGTATTGTTTCCTAGACAGGAATTACCTCTAAGAATTTTTGAGCCTAGATACAAGCAGTTAGTTGATGATTGTATGATAGGCGATGGTCAATTTGGTGTATGTCTTATTGATACAAATAACTCAATTAGTGGTTGGACTGCACCAAAATCAGTTGGTACTATTGCAAAGATAACTAAATGTGAAGATGTTGAATTAGATGGGATGCAATTACACATCGAGACCATTGGGCGCAATAAATTTAAAATTAATAAAATAATTCCACCCTCTTTTCCACAGCCTCCAAACTATGATCCATATTCTGTAGAAGGTCATAGAAATATTTCAGAAATACATGAAAAATTGGGAACAGAACAAAAAATGTACATTCGTGCTGAAGTTGAATTAATTCCTGAAATTGATGATAACATATCTTTAGACATATGGGAAAAACTAGTAGCAATGTGGAAAAATAAAATTATTCACCAAGCATTACCACAAATTGTCGAACCTCATTCACTTGATCATGTTTTAGAAAAATATTATCTTACAACAGAAATGCCTACAATTGATTATGTTTACTCGTTATCAGCTATTGGTGCTAAAGATCCACATGAATTACAACCAATATTAGAAGCAAATAATATGGATGATTTAATTCAGAGAGTTAAAGAATTACTCACAGTAAAATAA
- the pyrB gene encoding aspartate carbamoyltransferase has product MNEFYQKDIISIKDFNKVQLEQIFASTDKIIKLSPIERREICKGNGLGYLFYEPSTRTRLSFDAAMASVGGNSLGISDISSSSTKKGESLADTVKIMSNYSDVLVLRHPLDGSSRFAAEVSSKPVINAGSGTEEHPTQAIQDLFTIRKEKKKIDGLKIGIIGDLKYGRTVYSLLHGLGNYDVDVHLISPESLRIRSDSIYEIKKKLSFTESTKIEDYIDDLDVLYVTRIQKERFPDEEEYLKVKGSYVVGLDLLQKMKDDSIILHPLPRLDEISTDVDNTKNAKYFEQAEYGKHTRAALLGLILNENGF; this is encoded by the coding sequence ATGAACGAGTTCTACCAAAAAGACATAATTTCAATCAAGGACTTTAACAAGGTTCAACTCGAACAAATCTTTGCATCCACTGATAAAATTATAAAACTTAGCCCGATAGAAAGAAGGGAAATTTGTAAAGGAAATGGCTTAGGCTACCTCTTTTATGAGCCCAGTACTAGAACTCGTCTTAGTTTTGATGCTGCTATGGCCTCAGTTGGCGGTAATTCTTTGGGAATTTCTGATATCTCATCATCATCTACCAAAAAAGGTGAGAGCCTTGCAGATACTGTGAAAATAATGTCAAATTATTCTGATGTACTTGTACTTAGACATCCTCTTGACGGCTCTAGTAGGTTTGCAGCTGAAGTTTCTTCAAAACCTGTTATCAATGCAGGTAGTGGAACTGAAGAACATCCTACACAAGCAATACAAGATCTGTTTACGATAAGAAAAGAGAAGAAAAAAATTGACGGTCTAAAAATAGGAATTATCGGTGATCTAAAATATGGAAGAACAGTTTATTCTCTCTTACATGGACTTGGAAATTATGATGTTGATGTCCATTTAATTTCCCCTGAATCATTACGAATTAGATCAGATTCAATCTATGAAATAAAAAAGAAATTGTCTTTTACTGAATCTACTAAAATTGAAGATTACATAGATGATCTTGATGTTCTATATGTAACACGAATTCAAAAAGAGAGATTTCCAGATGAGGAAGAATATCTCAAAGTAAAGGGAAGCTATGTTGTAGGATTGGATTTATTGCAAAAAATGAAAGATGATTCTATTATTTTACATCCGTTACCTAGACTAGATGAAATATCAACTGATGTTGATAATACAAAAAACGCAAAATATTTTGAACAGGCTGAATATGGAAAACATACAAGAGCTGCATTACTTGGATTAATTCTCAACGAAAACGGCTTCTAA
- the pyrI gene encoding aspartate carbamoyltransferase regulatory subunit, with amino-acid sequence MQESELMVRRIKEGTVLDHIDEGKGLQVLSALRIDGKDGSLITIALNVPSGKFKKKDIIKVENKFLKDDDTNKLAVIAPKATINIIKDYKLIEKRRVALPNEINRIFRCSNPDCISNSTEHIESVMDVIDKEGRVLKCRYCSRVLDVNKLKYN; translated from the coding sequence ATGCAAGAGTCCGAACTTATGGTTCGACGAATCAAGGAGGGTACAGTGTTGGACCATATTGATGAGGGTAAAGGCCTTCAGGTACTTAGTGCTTTAAGAATAGATGGCAAAGATGGAAGTCTCATTACTATTGCTCTAAACGTACCCAGTGGAAAATTTAAGAAAAAAGACATAATCAAAGTCGAGAATAAATTTCTAAAAGATGATGATACAAACAAGTTGGCAGTGATTGCACCTAAAGCAACAATAAACATAATCAAAGACTACAAACTAATTGAAAAGAGAAGAGTGGCACTTCCAAATGAAATTAATAGAATTTTTCGTTGTTCAAATCCAGATTGCATCAGTAATAGTACTGAGCATATTGAATCAGTGATGGATGTAATTGACAAAGAAGGAAGAGTACTCAAATGCAGATACTGTTCAAGAGTATTAGATGTTAACAAACTGAAATATAATTAA
- a CDS encoding ATP synthase subunit C: MKSIVLLLLATIAISATGLTGIAYAQEESAAGSADSMKLLGAGLAFGLAAAGAGIGLGQVGAAGLAVISENPALQSKVFIFVGMVESIAIYGIVMMFIILGQ, from the coding sequence ATGAAATCTATCGTATTGCTACTTTTGGCAACAATTGCAATATCTGCAACTGGATTGACTGGAATTGCTTATGCACAGGAAGAATCCGCAGCAGGTAGTGCAGACTCGATGAAACTTCTAGGTGCAGGTTTAGCCTTTGGCTTAGCAGCAGCTGGAGCAGGTATCGGTTTGGGTCAAGTTGGCGCAGCAGGTCTTGCAGTAATTAGTGAAAACCCAGCATTGCAGTCAAAAGTATTCATTTTCGTAGGTATGGTTGAATCAATCGCAATCTACGGTATAGTCATGATGTTCATCATCCTGGGACAATAA
- a CDS encoding V-type ATP synthase subunit D, translated as MSFGQNVAATKIELLKYKKSSQVATMVQKILDDKRKVLLKNIEEMIEEASKARGGIWDPLQDIYKSVNEAYLALGTNTVDSVAESTPPVMQVDVHVRRVVDVKIPALTVTEKDTKLMPYGFADTNSSIDRAAKQIKELLPKICKAAEYENSIFSLAKALEKTQKLLNALENVIIPQYQQKIRFILATLEEREREEFAKLKKVKAKMVSRK; from the coding sequence ATGTCATTTGGACAAAATGTAGCTGCAACAAAAATCGAACTTCTAAAATATAAAAAATCTAGTCAAGTTGCCACAATGGTTCAGAAGATCTTAGATGATAAACGTAAAGTTCTTTTAAAAAATATTGAAGAAATGATTGAAGAAGCCTCAAAAGCAAGAGGTGGGATTTGGGATCCATTACAAGATATTTACAAATCAGTTAATGAAGCGTATCTTGCATTAGGAACAAATACGGTAGACTCTGTTGCTGAATCTACACCACCTGTAATGCAAGTTGATGTTCATGTACGTAGAGTTGTAGATGTAAAAATTCCTGCCCTTACAGTAACTGAGAAGGATACAAAATTAATGCCTTATGGATTTGCTGATACCAACTCATCTATAGATCGAGCAGCAAAACAAATCAAAGAGTTACTTCCAAAAATTTGCAAAGCAGCAGAATATGAAAATTCTATTTTTAGTCTTGCAAAGGCCCTTGAAAAAACTCAAAAACTACTAAATGCTTTGGAAAATGTCATTATCCCTCAATATCAACAAAAAATACGATTTATTCTTGCTACTCTTGAAGAGAGAGAAAGAGAAGAATTCGCAAAGTTAAAAAAAGTGAAAGCAAAGATGGTGAGTAGGAAATAA
- a CDS encoding V-type ATP synthase subunit B, whose protein sequence is MTAKGGVQYSKIAEIKGPLVVVDDVENAAFDELVEIETKEGERRLGKVLEVGNGKAIVQVFEGTTGLSISGTSAKFVGKLMEMPVSKEVLGRVFDGLGRPKDGLPDPIADKFIDINGEPMNPEQREYPKDFIQTGVSVIDGMITLVRGQKLPIFSGSGMSHNILAAQIARQASVVGTKDDFAVVFAAIGVQYSEAEYFRRSLEESGALKRSVLFLNTADDPAIERIITPRVALTVAEYLAFDLGMHVLVILTDMTNYAEALREISAAREEVPGRKGYPGYLYTDLSTIYERAGKLNGRKGSVTQVPILSMPSDDITHPIPDLTGYITEGQVVLGRDLFRQGVYPPINILMSLSRLMKDGIGEGSTRADHGEVSNQVYDAYSRAQEVRALAGIVGKAGLTEIDLKYMDVGDVFEKEFLSQATDENRTIEETLTLLWKIVSKLPKNEITKIKDKYIDQYYQEN, encoded by the coding sequence TTGACAGCTAAAGGTGGAGTTCAATACAGCAAGATTGCTGAAATCAAAGGTCCATTGGTAGTTGTTGATGATGTTGAAAATGCAGCATTTGATGAACTTGTAGAAATTGAAACTAAAGAAGGTGAAAGAAGATTAGGTAAAGTTCTTGAAGTTGGAAATGGTAAAGCAATAGTTCAGGTATTTGAGGGAACTACTGGATTATCTATTTCTGGTACCAGTGCAAAATTTGTTGGTAAACTAATGGAAATGCCAGTATCAAAAGAGGTACTTGGCAGAGTATTTGATGGACTAGGTAGACCAAAAGATGGACTCCCAGATCCAATTGCTGATAAATTTATTGATATCAACGGAGAACCAATGAATCCAGAACAACGTGAATATCCAAAAGACTTCATTCAAACTGGTGTTTCTGTAATTGATGGAATGATTACTCTTGTAAGAGGACAAAAATTACCAATATTTTCTGGCTCTGGTATGTCCCATAACATTCTTGCAGCACAAATTGCAAGACAAGCAAGTGTTGTTGGTACAAAAGATGACTTTGCAGTAGTATTTGCAGCAATTGGTGTGCAATACAGTGAGGCAGAATATTTTAGAAGAAGTCTTGAAGAGTCTGGTGCCCTAAAAAGAAGTGTTCTATTTTTAAACACAGCAGATGATCCGGCTATTGAAAGAATTATCACTCCAAGAGTAGCATTAACTGTAGCAGAATATCTAGCATTTGATCTTGGAATGCATGTTCTTGTAATCCTAACTGATATGACAAATTATGCAGAAGCATTAAGAGAAATTAGTGCAGCAAGAGAGGAAGTTCCAGGCAGAAAAGGTTATCCAGGTTATCTCTATACTGATCTTTCAACAATTTATGAAAGAGCAGGAAAATTAAATGGTAGAAAAGGCAGTGTAACCCAAGTTCCAATTTTATCAATGCCTTCAGATGACATTACACATCCAATCCCTGATCTTACTGGATATATCACAGAGGGCCAAGTTGTACTTGGAAGAGATTTGTTCAGACAAGGTGTTTATCCTCCAATCAACATTTTGATGAGTCTTAGTAGATTGATGAAAGATGGAATCGGTGAAGGAAGTACAAGGGCAGATCATGGAGAAGTTTCCAATCAAGTTTATGATGCATATTCTAGAGCACAAGAAGTAAGAGCACTAGCTGGAATTGTAGGTAAAGCAGGATTAACAGAAATCGATTTGAAATACATGGATGTAGGCGATGTCTTTGAAAAAGAATTTCTTTCACAAGCAACTGATGAAAATAGAACAATAGAAGAAACTCTAACTTTACTATGGAAAATCGTTTCAAAACTTCCAAAGAACGAAATTACTAAAATCAAAGACAAATACATAGATCAATACTATCAGGAAAACTAA
- a CDS encoding V-type ATP synthase subunit A translates to MAAQGRIVWVSGPAVKADGMSDAKMYETVVVGNSKLVGEVIRLTGDVAFIQVYESTSGLKPGEPVVGTGNPLSVLLGPGIIGQIYDGIQRPLKELSKASGSFIGRGITTTPVDMVKKFHFVPSVSNGDEVAAGNVLGTVQETDLILHSIMVPPDHPGGKISNMVSEGDYNLETVLATTEKDGQKIQLKMYHRWPVRKPRPYHTRYDPTVPLLTGQRVIDTFFPIAKGGTGSIPGAFGTGKTVTLHQIAKWADSQVVVYIGCGERGNEMTEVLVEFPHLKDPRSGKPLMDRTVLVANTSNMPVAAREASIYTGVTIAEYYRDMGYDVVLVADSTSRWAESLREMSGRLEEMPAEEGYPSYLASRLAEFYERAGRVKAVGSPNRDGSVTLVGAVSPSGGDFTEPVTTHTMRFIKTFWALDAKLAYSRHYPSINWMNSYSGYLGDIAKWWGENINSDWLSLRSEAYGVLQREDTLKEIVRLLGPEALPDEEKLILEVARMLKIGLLQQNSFDDVDTYCSPQKQYKLLKLSVEFYKRGQQALKEGASLADIRAMTIIPTLLKARMDIKDDEIPKLDQLDIDMKEQFKSITGVKVSN, encoded by the coding sequence ATGGCAGCTCAAGGTAGAATTGTTTGGGTCAGTGGTCCTGCAGTAAAGGCCGATGGAATGTCTGATGCCAAAATGTATGAAACTGTAGTTGTTGGTAACTCAAAATTAGTTGGTGAAGTTATTCGTCTAACTGGCGATGTTGCATTTATTCAAGTTTACGAGTCAACAAGTGGATTAAAACCAGGCGAACCTGTAGTTGGTACAGGAAACCCACTTAGCGTTTTATTAGGTCCAGGTATTATTGGACAAATCTACGATGGAATTCAAAGACCATTAAAAGAATTATCAAAAGCTTCTGGTTCATTCATTGGTAGAGGTATTACTACCACACCAGTTGATATGGTAAAGAAATTCCACTTTGTTCCATCTGTTAGTAACGGTGATGAAGTTGCTGCAGGAAATGTTCTTGGAACTGTTCAAGAAACTGATCTTATTCTTCATTCTATTATGGTTCCACCAGATCATCCTGGCGGAAAGATCTCAAACATGGTAAGTGAAGGAGATTATAATTTAGAAACTGTATTAGCTACAACTGAAAAAGATGGACAAAAAATTCAACTTAAAATGTATCACAGATGGCCTGTTAGAAAACCACGTCCATATCATACCCGATATGATCCAACAGTTCCACTTCTTACCGGACAACGTGTAATTGATACATTCTTCCCAATTGCTAAAGGAGGAACTGGTTCTATCCCAGGAGCATTTGGAACAGGAAAAACTGTTACATTACATCAGATTGCAAAATGGGCTGATTCACAAGTTGTAGTTTACATCGGATGTGGTGAAAGAGGAAACGAAATGACTGAAGTACTAGTTGAATTTCCACATCTTAAAGATCCACGTAGTGGCAAACCACTTATGGACAGAACAGTTTTGGTTGCAAACACAAGTAACATGCCAGTAGCTGCAAGAGAAGCAAGTATCTACACTGGTGTAACAATTGCAGAATATTATAGAGATATGGGTTATGACGTCGTACTTGTAGCTGATTCTACTAGTAGATGGGCAGAATCACTAAGAGAGATGAGTGGAAGATTAGAAGAGATGCCTGCAGAAGAAGGATATCCATCATATCTTGCATCAAGATTAGCAGAATTTTATGAAAGAGCAGGACGTGTTAAAGCAGTCGGCAGTCCTAATCGTGACGGATCTGTTACATTAGTTGGAGCAGTTTCACCATCAGGTGGAGATTTCACTGAACCTGTGACAACACATACCATGAGATTTATCAAAACATTTTGGGCTTTAGATGCAAAACTTGCTTACTCTAGACACTATCCATCAATTAACTGGATGAACAGCTATTCTGGTTATCTTGGAGATATTGCAAAGTGGTGGGGTGAGAATATCAATAGTGATTGGTTATCACTAAGAAGTGAAGCTTATGGTGTATTGCAAAGAGAGGATACACTAAAAGAAATTGTTAGACTCTTAGGTCCTGAAGCATTACCTGATGAAGAAAAACTAATTCTTGAAGTTGCAAGAATGTTAAAGATTGGTCTATTACAACAAAACTCATTTGATGATGTTGATACCTATTGCAGTCCTCAAAAGCAATACAAATTATTAAAATTATCAGTAGAATTTTACAAACGAGGTCAACAAGCACTTAAAGAAGGTGCATCATTAGCTGACATTCGTGCAATGACAATAATTCCTACATTGCTTAAAGCAAGAATGGATATCAAAGACGATGAAATTCCTAAACTTGATCAATTAGATATTGATATGAAAGAACAATTCAAATCTATTACAGGAGTGAAAGTTTCGAATTGA
- a CDS encoding V-type ATP synthase subunit E family protein, which yields MGSNSALEQTIDKILTKTEKDVLSNIRSALTESNQTLDDSIPKLEREYDKIVSDGKKEADKIEKQLIGSSDLEARNNRLLALEKAVDDVFTKAIEQISNTNRNDDYSKLMTTLLDEATAILGTTKVVISTNSKDKNIVQSLLSKYSGAELSPEPITCMGGITVKSKDGGMKFDNTIDARIQRMKPLIRKEIATKFGVGN from the coding sequence TTGGGATCTAATTCTGCATTAGAACAAACAATCGACAAAATACTTACAAAAACCGAGAAAGATGTTTTGTCAAATATTCGATCTGCCCTAACTGAATCTAATCAAACCCTTGATGATTCTATTCCTAAACTGGAGCGAGAATATGATAAAATCGTCTCAGATGGCAAAAAAGAGGCAGATAAAATAGAAAAACAGCTTATTGGAAGCTCCGATCTTGAAGCCAGAAATAACAGACTTTTGGCATTGGAAAAAGCAGTAGATGATGTATTTACAAAAGCAATTGAACAAATTTCAAATACAAATCGTAATGATGATTATTCTAAATTAATGACAACTTTATTGGATGAAGCAACTGCAATTTTAGGTACAACCAAAGTTGTAATTTCAACAAATTCTAAAGACAAAAACATAGTCCAATCTTTATTATCCAAATATTCTGGCGCAGAATTATCTCCAGAACCAATTACCTGTATGGGAGGTATTACAGTAAAATCAAAAGATGGCGGAATGAAATTTGATAATACTATTGATGCAAGAATACAGCGTATGAAGCCTTTAATAAGGAAAGAAATTGCCACAAAATTCGGAGTAGGTAATTAG
- a CDS encoding V-type ATPase 116kDa subunit family protein — MGTADLKLGTIVLPRSESPQAISRLTEFEWFHKIDSSSDQVTPEIDDLLLEAQKTFQSIDDVVKGMGIPLTVGIMEILFKGTVIKKKNYEIDEIEHMINDLRKTTPSVIDEPAKLLEDAQNTRLAIEEYKSLKDTLEVIRKMNLDLTGFGLMRYFFTNLFVINSSDYEEISRSLEGITIYKYDLESKDKTALLVISDIEDSEKVFKILRSFNSNSFKIPEGFPQVPSEAYALAESKIKELTTKQTSISKELLKYKKKIRQDILAIHEKALVAKDVLEMLRKPGGTKNFAVIQGYIPKRMETKFKDSTKQWMSIIEDVTDPKHVEELPTLFENKKFVRTFEVITKSQGIPKKGEPDPTPMIALMWPIFYGLMFADMGHGLLLMGLGLLFKVKGQGDLARWGMLIAISGASAAIAGVGTGEMFGYHISHMGPFEGLLAEGGALYSVSWIVGILSVAELTFDQVINILKVSLFIGIVHLVWAMVLRIRRLAAEGHKLVMFTEAIPNITLYGGIVVIMMCAIGSQYDVMNMYSKVHTEAVPWVTIFLGDWAQVWIVTRIAVIIVIASMVLMMVGGILHAKKHPESGGDPASVLMEVLLGKTVESLAHTISYARLGIMLLVHAALLMTVNNAFVSLGGAESGGAMAMIIGGNLGIMMIEGLIVYIQSLRLHLYEFFTKWYVGGSQPFRQIRPELIYNQFIWKKK; from the coding sequence TTGGGAACCGCCGATCTAAAACTGGGAACTATAGTTTTGCCAAGAAGTGAATCTCCACAGGCAATATCTAGATTAACAGAGTTTGAATGGTTTCATAAAATTGATTCGTCAAGTGATCAAGTAACACCTGAAATAGACGATTTGCTATTAGAGGCCCAAAAAACATTCCAATCAATTGATGATGTGGTCAAGGGTATGGGAATTCCATTAACAGTGGGAATTATGGAGATACTCTTCAAAGGTACGGTAATCAAGAAAAAAAATTATGAAATTGATGAAATTGAACATATGATAAATGATTTGAGAAAAACAACCCCATCAGTTATTGATGAACCTGCTAAGTTATTAGAAGATGCACAAAACACTAGACTTGCCATTGAGGAATACAAATCACTCAAGGATACTTTGGAAGTAATTAGAAAAATGAATCTAGATCTTACTGGATTTGGATTAATGAGATATTTCTTTACAAATCTTTTTGTTATCAATTCTTCAGACTATGAAGAAATTAGTCGATCACTTGAAGGCATTACAATATACAAATATGATTTAGAAAGTAAAGATAAAACTGCACTTTTAGTAATTTCTGATATTGAAGATTCTGAAAAAGTTTTCAAGATCCTAAGAAGCTTTAATTCCAATTCATTTAAAATTCCAGAGGGATTTCCACAAGTTCCTAGTGAAGCCTATGCGTTGGCTGAATCCAAAATTAAAGAATTAACCACAAAACAAACTTCAATATCTAAAGAACTTTTAAAATACAAAAAGAAAATTCGTCAAGATATTCTTGCTATTCATGAAAAAGCATTAGTTGCAAAAGATGTGCTTGAAATGTTAAGAAAACCTGGAGGTACTAAAAATTTTGCAGTAATACAAGGGTATATTCCAAAAAGAATGGAAACCAAGTTTAAAGATTCTACAAAACAATGGATGTCAATAATTGAGGATGTTACTGATCCAAAGCATGTAGAGGAATTACCTACGTTATTTGAAAATAAGAAATTTGTAAGAACTTTTGAAGTGATTACAAAAAGTCAGGGCATTCCAAAGAAGGGAGAACCGGATCCAACTCCTATGATTGCACTAATGTGGCCAATTTTTTATGGATTGATGTTTGCAGATATGGGTCACGGATTATTATTAATGGGATTAGGCTTATTATTCAAAGTAAAAGGACAGGGTGATTTAGCAAGATGGGGAATGCTCATTGCAATTTCAGGTGCATCAGCTGCAATTGCAGGTGTAGGTACTGGAGAGATGTTTGGATATCATATTTCTCATATGGGTCCATTTGAAGGGCTTTTAGCAGAAGGAGGAGCACTATATTCAGTTAGTTGGATTGTTGGAATTCTTAGTGTTGCTGAACTTACTTTTGATCAAGTAATCAACATTCTCAAAGTTTCATTATTCATTGGAATTGTTCATTTAGTGTGGGCCATGGTTTTGCGAATCAGAAGATTAGCTGCAGAAGGACATAAACTTGTAATGTTTACTGAAGCAATTCCAAACATTACACTCTATGGAGGTATTGTTGTTATAATGATGTGTGCTATTGGTTCACAATATGATGTAATGAACATGTATTCAAAAGTACATACTGAAGCGGTTCCTTGGGTTACAATATTTCTTGGAGATTGGGCACAGGTTTGGATCGTTACAAGAATTGCAGTTATCATTGTTATCGCATCAATGGTATTGATGATGGTTGGAGGTATTTTACATGCAAAGAAACATCCAGAAAGCGGAGGAGATCCTGCAAGTGTTCTCATGGAAGTATTACTTGGTAAAACCGTAGAAAGTTTAGCTCATACAATTAGTTATGCTCGACTTGGAATTATGTTACTTGTACATGCTGCATTGTTAATGACAGTAAATAATGCATTTGTATCTTTGGGTGGTGCAGAATCTGGTGGAGCTATGGCAATGATTATTGGTGGAAACTTGGGAATTATGATGATTGAAGGGTTGATCGTGTATATTCAGTCACTCAGATTGCATCTGTATGAATTCTTTACAAAATGGTATGTAGGCGGTTCTCAACCATTCAGACAAATTAGACCAGAATTAATTTACAACCAATTTATTTGGAAGAAAAAATAA
- a CDS encoding sulfurtransferase, whose product MLISTSDLNSILNDPNVIIVDTRSFKEYSEGHIPNAVNLDLFAFHWIDTTKEGIENFDSQTQSLLSFLGVTSEKKVIFYDTVSGMLAARGVWMLLYFSHQNVSMLDGGITKWKKENLPLEAKPNGFKPSKFTGKINPDIISGFEYIRDNLNNVKIIDARSTGEYTGSVIRAAQSGHIPNSINIDWNENIEKDGTFKTNSELSKLYDFPKDSEIITYCQGAYRAANSFLALKKLGFDKVRVYLGSWGEWGNKPELPIEK is encoded by the coding sequence ATGTTAATTTCCACATCTGACCTTAACTCAATTCTAAATGATCCTAATGTCATAATAGTGGATACTCGTTCATTTAAGGAATATTCTGAGGGTCATATTCCAAATGCTGTAAATTTAGATCTGTTTGCATTTCATTGGATAGATACGACAAAAGAAGGAATTGAAAATTTTGACAGTCAAACTCAAAGCCTTCTTTCCTTTCTTGGAGTTACTTCTGAAAAAAAAGTGATCTTTTATGATACTGTTTCTGGAATGCTTGCAGCTAGAGGTGTTTGGATGTTACTTTATTTTTCGCATCAAAACGTCTCCATGTTAGATGGCGGAATAACAAAATGGAAAAAAGAAAATCTACCACTTGAAGCAAAACCAAATGGATTCAAGCCATCCAAATTTACAGGAAAGATTAACCCCGATATAATTTCTGGATTTGAATATATCAGAGATAATCTAAATAATGTAAAAATTATTGATGCTCGCTCTACAGGAGAATATACTGGAAGTGTAATTAGAGCTGCTCAATCTGGACACATCCCAAACTCAATCAATATCGATTGGAATGAAAATATCGAAAAAGATGGTACCTTTAAGACTAATTCAGAACTGTCAAAACTTTATGATTTCCCAAAGGATTCAGAAATTATTACTTATTGTCAAGGCGCATATAGGGCAGCAAATTCTTTTCTTGCTTTAAAAAAACTAGGATTTGATAAAGTACGTGTATATCTTGGTTCTTGGGGAGAATGGGGTAATAAACCAGAATTACCCATTGAAAAATAA